A region of the Dyadobacter sp. CECT 9275 genome:
AGATTCAAACACATCTTAAGGCCAGCCGTTTCATTTGATATAACACGAAAAGCCGAAAGAATTTACTTTACCCATCCCAGATACATGGAGATTGGCATCAAAGCAAAAAGAATAGGAATCACTATTGAAAAAGCAACCCCCAGAAAACTGATTAACCCGTTGTATTTTACGTGATTGAGACCCAGTGACTGGAAAGCACTTTTAAAACCGTGCAAAAGATGCCAGAACAATGAAAAACAACCGGCCACATACACCAGCACCACCCATTCGCTCTGAAATGTCTCTAGCATCCTTTGGTAAAGATTGATTTCCTCACCGGTAGCAAATTGATGGGAACGATTGGGAATCCAGAAATGTGATGTATGGATAACCAGGAAGATCAGGATCAGCGTTCCCAGCAAACCCATGCTGCGGGAGTACCAGGTACTGTTAGCAGAAGATTTGGTGACGGCATATTTAACCGGACGTGCATCATGATTGGTTTTGGTAAGCCATAACCCATCCGCAATGTGTACCAGAAAACCCAGTACGAGCCCGATTTCCAGCGTACGAATAATAGGGTTGGTACCCATGAAATGCCCCCAATGCGTAAATGTTTCACCATTGTCATTGTAAAAAATCATTGCATTAATGGTGGCATGAATGACCAGAAAGCTTATCAGAAAAATTCCCGTAAGAGCCATCAGAAGTTTCTTACCAATGGAGCTCGTTAACGTTTGTGTAAACCACGACATAGCAAACATCTATGATTTTAGTGCAAAAAAAAGAGGTATATTTAGAACCTTTCAAAGGTATAGCACAAACCTATGCGACACAATAAAACAACATCATTTTTGCAGAAGGGTATATTATTTATAATCATTATTAAATACTCAAAAGATTTCACCGGCAGACCTCCTGAAGAAATCCGGGAAATATCAGGCTAAACCAATACCTTGTGACCCGAAACGATTAACTAACCGTAATGCACATTAATTTAGACGGTTTTTACGTTCTTGAAAAGAAGTTAAAATGCCAGCCCAGTCGAGATCGGATTTAAGTTTAAGGAATGGCCTGGCATTCAGTATGGTATCCGTTTTAACCTCAATATCAGATTTTTAATATATGCATTCTGATCTACGCTTTCAGCCGATAGTTCTGCTGCTGTTTGTTTTACTTGCCTCTTTCTCCGCACATGCGACGCACATCCGTGCCGGAGAAATTACTGCCAAACGCATTTCAAGTACCGCGTTAACCTATGAAATAACGCTTACACTGTATTACGATATGCAGAACGGCCGGGACGCGGCCAATGCGGCAGATGACATCAATTTTTACTTTGGCTCGGTAGGTCCAATTTCCGCACCCAGGCTACAGCCCATTCTGGATGTTGGAAACAATACCACCAAAAATGTTTATAAAACGATATATACTTTCCCGTCACCTCAGGAATACAAGATCGCATTTACGGACGTAAACAGAAATAACAACATCTTAAATTTAAGTCCGGCTCCTACGCAGGTCATCAGCTTTTATGTACATTCCACTCTTGAGATCAATGCGAGCTTTGGCTTGAACCAAACTCCGGTTTTGCTCAATTCTCCTATCGATCTGGCGGCAGTGGGCCAGCGTTACATACACAACCCCGGTGCCTTTGATGCCGATGGAGACAGCCTCTCCTACCGGCTGGTGAATCCTCAGCAAAGCCTGAGCCAGGACGGAAGAGGTACCAACATCCAGTATGTTGATCCCAACCAGATTGGCGCGCCGGGTAATACTGAGACAGGTACAAGCCCCGCCACATTCAGTATGGATCCCGTCACTGGGGACCTCGTATGGGATGCTCCCATGGTAAAAGGATACTACAACGTTGCGTTCGTCGTGGAGGAATGGAGGGATGGATTCCGAATCGGGCAGATCGTCAGGGATATGCAGATCATCGTCGAAGATGCGCGCAACGACAGGCCGGTGGTAAACCCCCTGCCAGATATATGCGTCGAGGCAGGTACGCTCATCAACCAACCCGTGGTAGCTACTGATAAAAACGGTGATAAACTTACGCTCACTTCGACTGGTGGTGTATATGAAAGTACCCTGATCAAACCCGCACTGGCCAAATTCACCGTGGCCAACCAGGGCGCTCTCAATACCGTATCAGGTATATTCTCATGGCAAACAGGATGTGACCATATCAGGCAGGAACCATACGATGTCCTGTTCAAAGTCGAAGATGCCGCAGCGCCCGGTACACCCAACCCCAGCCTCTTCCGAAAACTCGTGGACATGACTACCATGAACATCCGTGTGTTTGGACCTAAACCCCAGAATCTCACCGGTGTGGCAGCAACAGATCCCGCAGGAACTGCATACAGGCTCACATGGGACCCCTACAAATGCCAGATCCCAGGAGCCCAGATCGTCATTTACAGGAAAGAAGGATGTACCAACATCCCCGAAGATGTCTGTATATCAGGAATCCCGGCAGGATACGGATATGACCAGGTCGCAAGGGTTGCCGTGGGACAAACCACCTATCTGGACAACAACAACGGAACAGGACTTAAAACCGGAGTTTCATACAGTTACAGGATCGTGGTCGAATTCCCCCGACCGGGTGCAAATATAAACGAGCCCGGAAGCCTGATAGGAGGAGGAGAAAGTATCGCTTCAGACGAGTTCTGTCTCAGCCTCCCGCTGGTAATGCCCGTCATCACCAATGTCACTGTCGATCAGACGCAGCAAACCACAGGAGAGATCACCATCAGGTGGACAAGGCCAACCGCACCGCCGGGGCTCCCCGCTCAGTACCGCCTCTTTAGGGCCGTAGGACAAAACGGAACAGCATTCACTCAGATCGCTGCCATCAGTACCAACCTGACCCCGGGAGCCCCAGATACCTTCTTTGTCGACAAAGGACTCAATACTGTAGCAAATGCCTACAATTACCGCATCGAATATTATTACACACAGAACAACACTCTCGTTAAACTCGATGTAACCGAACCCGCCAGCAGCGTAAGGCTCCAGCAGGGCTCCGCACTACCCAACAGCATCAGGCTCAACTGGGCTGCCATTGTACCATGGAGCAACAACAACCAGGTCCACAGGGTTTACAGAGAAGACAAAGCGAACCCTGGCGTATTCAACAGGATTGCGGATGTGCCCGTACTGGGAAACCAGACTTTCACATACACAGACGACGGTACCGATAAATATGCCGCTGACGGGGTCATCAACGTGCCCATTTCTACTCAGCTTTCCTATTGCTACAAAGTGGAAACCGTCGGCTCCTACAACAACTCACAGATCAAACCCGATATCCTATACAATTTCTCTCAGATCATCTGTGTTTCGGCTTCTGATACCACAAAACCATGTCCACCAGTGCTCGCCATTGACCTGATCGACTGCGCTACGCTGGAACCAGATGCTTTCTGTAACATGCTTTCTTTTACAAACAACCTCTCATGGACATACCCCCAGCAGGTAGGAGGTAAAGATTGTGACCCCAATATTGCTGCATACAATATCTATTATGCCAGGTATGACTCTGATACACCAACACTGCTCACTAAAATAACTACACCACCGGCGCCTCTGGCTACAACCTACGCACACGAAGGACTTAAATCCTTTGCAGGTTGTTATTACGTCACAGCGCTCAATGGGTTTGGTACCGAAAGTGCTCCAAGCAATACAGTATGTAAGGACAACTGCCCCATGTTTGTGCTTCCTAACGTATTCACTCCTAACGGCGACGGAAAAAATGATGTATTCCAGCCCCTGGAATGCCCCGCTTTCGTGCAGGCACTCGAATTTAAAGTATTCAACAGATGGGGCGCCCAGGTGTTTGACACAAAAGATGTCAACGTCAACTGGAACGGCAAAACAAACGCAGGTAAAGAACTCGCAGCAGGGCAGTACTACTACGAAGCTGCAGTTACTTTTGAAGCATCCAAAAAAGATAATAAACCATACATTATTAAAGGATGGGTACAGATTATTAGATAAATGACAGCCTCTTTCACCTGTCCTATCATTTGATTTTTCACCAGAAATCAAACACTATCCTTATATTGCTCTGTGTTTTAGCAAATTCTGTATCCTCCAAAGGAAATTGAACAAATTTCTTTTGGAGGATTGTGGATATTATCCCCATAACACACATTTTTAGTTAAATTTTCGTTGAATGAATGATTGGGGAGCGGGGCTCTACCTCGTTTTTTTGATCGTCCGATTTCAGAAATAAGTGTGATTCGATGTGGGAATCCGGTCAGGGCCTCTATCTTAAAAGTAACTCATCATCTATGCGGTCTGTTTTACAATATTTGTTTTTCGCCTTCTCTATTTTATTGCTGCACGGATTTGAAGCACGGGCTACACACATCCGTGCCGGAGAAATTACGGCCCGCCGTATTTCGGCCTCTGCATTAACCTACGAAATTAAACTTACTGCATATTTCGATATGCAGAACGGGGAAGGTGCGGCAAATGCACAAAACGACGTTGACTTTTTCATAGGAACCACCGGCCCCATAAAAGCTCCCCGGGTCCAGATCGTTAACATTGGAAATAATACCACACAGAATACTTACATCATTAACTATACTTTCCCCTCTGCAGGAAGGTTCCGTATTTCTTTCGAAGAAGATAATCGCAATAACAATATCCTTAATATCGGCCCTCCGCCAACGCAAAATCTCAATTTCTACGTGAGCACTACCATTGAGATCAATGCAACCCTGGGCTTGAACCAAACTCCGGTTTTGCTCAATTCTCCTATCGACCTGGCGGCAGTGGGCCAGCGTTACATACACAACCCCGGTGCCTTTGATGCCGATGGAGACAGCCTCTCCTATAAACTATTTATCCCTCAGAGAGGTACTGCCAATGGGGCTGGTATCAATCTCCAGTACGTGGATCCCAACCAGATTGGCGCGCCGGGTAATACTGAGACAGGTACAAGCCCCGCCACATTCAGTATGGATCCCGTCACTGGGGACCTCGTATGGGATGCTCCCATGGTAAAAGGATACTACAACGTTGCGTTCGTCGTGGAGGAATGGAGGGATGGATTCCGAATCGGGCAGATCGTCAGGGATATGCAGATCATCGTC
Encoded here:
- a CDS encoding succinate dehydrogenase cytochrome b subunit; translated protein: MSWFTQTLTSSIGKKLLMALTGIFLISFLVIHATINAMIFYNDNGETFTHWGHFMGTNPIIRTLEIGLVLGFLVHIADGLWLTKTNHDARPVKYAVTKSSANSTWYSRSMGLLGTLILIFLVIHTSHFWIPNRSHQFATGEEINLYQRMLETFQSEWVVLVYVAGCFSLFWHLLHGFKSAFQSLGLNHVKYNGLISFLGVAFSIVIPILFALMPISMYLGWVK
- a CDS encoding T9SS type B sorting domain-containing protein; the encoded protein is MHSDLRFQPIVLLLFVLLASFSAHATHIRAGEITAKRISSTALTYEITLTLYYDMQNGRDAANAADDINFYFGSVGPISAPRLQPILDVGNNTTKNVYKTIYTFPSPQEYKIAFTDVNRNNNILNLSPAPTQVISFYVHSTLEINASFGLNQTPVLLNSPIDLAAVGQRYIHNPGAFDADGDSLSYRLVNPQQSLSQDGRGTNIQYVDPNQIGAPGNTETGTSPATFSMDPVTGDLVWDAPMVKGYYNVAFVVEEWRDGFRIGQIVRDMQIIVEDARNDRPVVNPLPDICVEAGTLINQPVVATDKNGDKLTLTSTGGVYESTLIKPALAKFTVANQGALNTVSGIFSWQTGCDHIRQEPYDVLFKVEDAAAPGTPNPSLFRKLVDMTTMNIRVFGPKPQNLTGVAATDPAGTAYRLTWDPYKCQIPGAQIVIYRKEGCTNIPEDVCISGIPAGYGYDQVARVAVGQTTYLDNNNGTGLKTGVSYSYRIVVEFPRPGANINEPGSLIGGGESIASDEFCLSLPLVMPVITNVTVDQTQQTTGEITIRWTRPTAPPGLPAQYRLFRAVGQNGTAFTQIAAISTNLTPGAPDTFFVDKGLNTVANAYNYRIEYYYTQNNTLVKLDVTEPASSVRLQQGSALPNSIRLNWAAIVPWSNNNQVHRVYREDKANPGVFNRIADVPVLGNQTFTYTDDGTDKYAADGVINVPISTQLSYCYKVETVGSYNNSQIKPDILYNFSQIICVSASDTTKPCPPVLAIDLIDCATLEPDAFCNMLSFTNNLSWTYPQQVGGKDCDPNIAAYNIYYARYDSDTPTLLTKITTPPAPLATTYAHEGLKSFAGCYYVTALNGFGTESAPSNTVCKDNCPMFVLPNVFTPNGDGKNDVFQPLECPAFVQALEFKVFNRWGAQVFDTKDVNVNWNGKTNAGKELAAGQYYYEAAVTFEASKKDNKPYIIKGWVQIIR